Proteins encoded within one genomic window of Anabaena sphaerica FACHB-251:
- a CDS encoding alpha/beta fold hydrolase, whose translation MIPVRKTLSTADVEISYLEWNQAEEPLLLLHGMADNALVWSSLGDYLAADYHIVAPDMRGHGESSKPEQDYSFESAIADLEALMDKLGWTAAHVVSHSWTGKLAAIWARRNPARLNSITLVDPIFIWKMPRFLKLTFPLLYSVLPFLKTMGPFASYEEAEQKIKQLSQFQNWNSVQQQVFQAGIEQKPDGTWGSKFTIAARDGIFDAVLEVPGFITPVDIPALFIQPDKGVNRQNWQIQPYKTNLINLTFKKVPGNHWPFLTQPEEFNQTVAKFLAEQK comes from the coding sequence ATGATACCTGTACGTAAAACTTTATCAACAGCGGATGTAGAAATTTCTTACCTGGAATGGAACCAAGCTGAAGAACCATTACTACTGTTACATGGTATGGCTGATAATGCCTTAGTTTGGTCTAGCTTGGGAGACTATTTAGCGGCTGATTATCATATAGTAGCTCCGGATATGCGTGGTCATGGTGAGAGTAGTAAACCGGAGCAAGATTATAGTTTTGAGAGTGCGATCGCAGACCTAGAAGCATTAATGGATAAACTAGGATGGACTGCTGCTCATGTTGTTAGTCACTCTTGGACAGGGAAATTAGCCGCTATTTGGGCAAGACGAAACCCAGCACGCTTAAACAGTATCACTTTGGTAGATCCTATTTTCATCTGGAAAATGCCCCGTTTCCTGAAATTAACCTTTCCTCTGTTGTATAGCGTCTTACCCTTCCTGAAAACTATGGGACCATTTGCCAGTTACGAAGAAGCAGAACAAAAAATCAAACAACTCAGTCAATTTCAAAACTGGAATTCTGTACAACAGCAAGTTTTTCAAGCAGGAATTGAACAAAAACCCGATGGAACTTGGGGTAGCAAATTTACTATTGCTGCCCGTGATGGTATTTTTGATGCAGTATTAGAAGTCCCAGGTTTTATTACTCCAGTTGATATACCTGCCCTCTTTATTCAACCCGACAAAGGAGTAAACCGCCAAAATTGGCAAATTCAACCCTACAAAACCAACCTCATAAACCTCACATTTAAGAAAGTTCCTGGAAATCATTGGCCATTTTTAACCCAACCAGAAGAATTTAATCAAACAGTAGCTAAATTTTTAGCAGAACAAAAATGA
- a CDS encoding ABC transporter permease, protein MKKILKKILIFLTVYYAYMLEYRSELILWILSGSLPIILMGVWIKAAEGGKFGLTSVDFIRYFFAVFLVRQITVVWVIYEFEKEVVEGKLSPRLLQPIDPVFHHIANHVSERFARLPFVFLFIGLFFLLYPQAFWLPSVSNLFLFILAALLAFALRFLIQYTFAMFAFWTERATALENFWYLFFMFLSGMIAPLEVFPEAVRNVVMFTPFPYLINFPASILVGLPVDLTRGFLSILGWLLIFLGANRLLWRAGLKQYSGMGA, encoded by the coding sequence ATGAAAAAAATTCTCAAAAAAATACTGATTTTCCTAACCGTATATTATGCCTATATGCTGGAATATCGCTCAGAACTCATATTATGGATTTTATCTGGTTCCTTACCCATAATTCTCATGGGTGTCTGGATAAAAGCCGCAGAAGGAGGAAAGTTTGGTTTGACATCTGTAGATTTTATCCGGTACTTTTTTGCTGTTTTTCTGGTTAGACAAATTACTGTTGTGTGGGTGATTTATGAGTTTGAAAAAGAGGTAGTAGAAGGTAAACTATCACCCCGGTTATTACAACCTATAGATCCAGTATTTCATCATATTGCCAACCATGTTTCTGAAAGATTCGCCCGGTTGCCTTTTGTATTTCTATTCATAGGATTATTTTTTTTATTATATCCCCAAGCTTTTTGGTTGCCGAGTGTATCTAATTTATTTTTATTTATCTTAGCGGCGTTGCTGGCTTTTGCGTTGAGGTTTTTAATTCAGTATACCTTTGCGATGTTTGCTTTTTGGACAGAAAGAGCAACAGCTTTAGAAAATTTTTGGTATTTGTTTTTTATGTTTTTATCAGGTATGATTGCACCTTTAGAAGTTTTTCCAGAAGCTGTGCGAAACGTGGTCATGTTTACACCATTCCCCTATTTGATTAATTTTCCTGCCAGTATTTTGGTAGGTTTACCAGTAGATTTAACCAGGGGGTTTTTGTCAATTTTGGGTTGGTTACTCATATTTTTAGGTGCAAATCGCTTGTTATGGCGTGCAGGATTAAAGCAGTATTCAGGAATGGGAGCTTGA
- a CDS encoding SagB/ThcOx family dehydrogenase, giving the protein MPEIHQSIAQHYHERTKYDPETLASKSQRLDWAKQPVPFKEYKIGSDFDLKPYLQEKPEVFAHNPDAKWWQRLSQLLFHSYGLTAKMPSMGSAVYLRSSPSAGGLYPAEVYLVSRGTPLLPAGLYNYQCRTHSLMQFWENDVWTTLQTACLWHPSLENTQLAIITTAVFYRSAWRYEDRAYRRIFLDTGHLLGNIELAGAITDYRPHLIGGFVDEAVNDLLYIDPEQEGATVVLALADLLDVKQNLPLGKTALPSSTDTNYPSIPDGELLKYFHFHTQIQSSTTAQNNLTTTKPEKTLEDKYNFPFCDKISTVTAPIDWGKNLLELENTIYKRRSTRAYSGDNLTFDELKSLLDFTYQTQNYLDQNLDTTPDYFDLNLIETFIAVSGVKGLDSGCYYYAPKAQELRQIRFKNFRRELHFLCLGQELGRDAGAVIFHTADLKTAIAQYGDRVYRYLHLDAGHLGQKLNLAAIRLNLGVSGIGGFFDDQVNDVLGIPADEAVLYITTLGRPR; this is encoded by the coding sequence ATGCCAGAAATACACCAATCTATTGCCCAACATTACCATGAGCGTACTAAATATGACCCAGAGACGCTGGCATCTAAAAGTCAAAGGTTAGACTGGGCTAAACAGCCTGTACCGTTTAAAGAGTACAAAATTGGCTCTGATTTTGACCTTAAACCCTATCTGCAAGAAAAACCAGAGGTGTTTGCTCATAACCCAGATGCTAAATGGTGGCAAAGACTTTCTCAACTGCTATTTCACAGTTATGGACTAACTGCGAAAATGCCTTCTATGGGCAGTGCGGTATATTTGCGCTCTTCTCCCAGTGCAGGGGGGTTATACCCGGCTGAAGTATATCTAGTTTCTCGTGGCACGCCTTTGTTACCTGCTGGACTCTACAATTATCAGTGTCGAACTCATTCTCTGATGCAGTTTTGGGAAAATGATGTTTGGACGACTTTACAAACAGCTTGTTTATGGCATCCTAGTTTAGAAAATACCCAACTGGCTATTATTACTACTGCTGTTTTTTATCGTTCAGCATGGCGTTATGAAGATCGGGCTTATCGGCGGATTTTTCTAGATACAGGACATCTTCTAGGTAACATAGAGTTAGCTGGTGCAATTACTGATTATCGCCCTCATTTAATCGGTGGTTTTGTTGATGAAGCCGTCAATGATCTACTTTATATTGATCCAGAACAAGAAGGTGCAACTGTTGTTCTAGCTTTAGCAGATTTATTAGATGTTAAGCAAAATTTGCCCTTGGGAAAAACTGCTTTACCTTCGTCTACTGACACTAATTATCCCTCCATTCCCGATGGCGAACTGTTAAAATATTTTCATTTTCATACCCAAATTCAATCTAGCACTACTGCACAAAATAATTTAACAACAACCAAACCAGAAAAAACCTTAGAGGATAAATATAATTTCCCGTTTTGTGACAAAATTTCTACTGTCACTGCCCCAATTGACTGGGGTAAAAATCTTTTGGAGTTAGAAAATACTATCTATAAACGTCGTTCTACTCGCGCTTATAGTGGCGATAACTTAACTTTTGATGAACTTAAATCTTTGCTCGATTTCACCTACCAAACACAAAATTATCTTGATCAAAATTTAGATACTACTCCCGATTACTTTGACTTGAATTTAATTGAAACATTTATTGCTGTGTCTGGTGTGAAAGGACTCGATTCAGGTTGTTACTATTATGCACCTAAAGCCCAAGAATTAAGACAAATTCGCTTTAAGAATTTTCGTCGTGAGTTACATTTTCTTTGTTTGGGGCAGGAACTAGGACGGGATGCAGGAGCAGTAATATTTCATACTGCTGATTTGAAAACGGCTATTGCTCAATATGGCGATCGCGTTTACCGTTATTTACATCTAGATGCTGGACATTTAGGACAAAAGCTCAATTTGGCAGCCATCCGCTTGAATTTAGGTGTTAGTGGTATCGGTGGCTTCTTTGATGATCAAGTTAATGATGTTTTGGGTATTCCTGCTGATGAAGCTGTTCTTTATATCACGACTTTGGGCAGGCCAAGGTAA
- a CDS encoding ABC transporter ATP-binding protein, which translates to MSIIIAENLSKSYPVAIKEPGIRGTITHFFRRTYRNINAVQDVTFTIEPGEVVGFLGPNGAGKTTTLKMLTGLIHPSSGKVKVAGQIPFSRQEAFLQKITLVMGQKQQLIWDLPAIDSLKINAAVYNISDQEFHRRVGELTEMLSLEGKLNQPVRKLSLGERMKAELLAALLHRPQVLFLDEPTLGLDVNAQVGVRDFLREYNQLYQATVLLTSHYMADITALCQRVLLIHQGKLMYDGRLDGLLENFAPYREIYVELAQALPAEKLMSYGDIQLLEGRTVRFIVQREALTRTVSQILADLDVVDLTVTEPPIEEVIGRVFQSGVV; encoded by the coding sequence ATGTCAATAATCATAGCAGAAAACCTCAGTAAATCCTATCCAGTAGCGATTAAAGAGCCTGGTATTCGTGGAACTATCACCCACTTTTTTCGCCGTACATATCGCAATATTAATGCTGTTCAGGATGTTACTTTTACCATCGAACCAGGGGAAGTAGTCGGTTTTTTGGGACCTAACGGCGCAGGGAAAACTACTACTTTAAAAATGCTTACCGGGTTAATTCATCCCTCTAGTGGAAAAGTCAAAGTTGCTGGACAGATTCCCTTTAGTCGTCAAGAAGCATTTTTGCAAAAAATCACCCTAGTCATGGGACAAAAACAGCAATTAATTTGGGACTTACCAGCAATAGATTCCTTAAAAATTAATGCCGCAGTTTACAATATTTCTGATCAAGAATTTCATCGACGAGTTGGTGAATTAACAGAAATGCTATCTCTAGAAGGTAAGCTTAACCAACCAGTTAGAAAACTTTCATTGGGTGAACGGATGAAAGCCGAACTATTAGCGGCACTTTTACACCGTCCCCAAGTATTATTTTTAGATGAACCAACTTTAGGACTAGATGTAAATGCTCAAGTAGGAGTAAGGGATTTTTTACGAGAATACAATCAACTCTATCAAGCAACAGTATTATTAACAAGCCATTACATGGCAGATATCACAGCTTTATGTCAACGCGTGCTATTAATTCATCAAGGAAAATTAATGTATGATGGTAGATTAGATGGACTATTAGAAAACTTCGCACCTTACCGAGAAATATATGTGGAATTAGCTCAAGCATTACCAGCAGAAAAACTAATGTCTTATGGTGATATTCAACTTTTAGAAGGACGAACAGTCAGATTTATAGTCCAGAGAGAAGCACTAACTCGCACAGTATCACAGATTTTAGCTGATTTAGATGTGGTCGATTTAACAGTCACTGAACCACCCATAGAAGAAGTAATAGGCAGAGTTTTTCAATCTGGTGTTGTATAA
- a CDS encoding serine/threonine-protein kinase: MSLCINPVCPQPNHPDNDENRFCQSCGSQLELLGRYRVLRLLSDKTGFSKVYEAYQQDTPKILKILKEELANDNKAVSLFQQEVNVLEQLHHPGIPQGEGYFSYQTRAGLTLHCMVMEKIEGPNLEQWLKQQQNRPISEGQAIAWLKQLTEILLLVHNHQYLHRDIKPSNIMIRPDGQLVLIDFGTAREITKTYIANNGSMTSISSSGYSPREQMNGQALPQSDFFALGRTFVFLLTGCQPAQLYDAHLDVLKWRHLANHVSSSLLNFIDWLMANEVNLRPKNAREILDKLTDLENPLTGSNAATVNVVGGFSTEILNQTTTNKTVKPPQKQSEKLPLLALFTALIVSLLLLWTVALASRNTKFTVLPADYGQPPVKKGNVDYFPYEEGKDSQGRVAEFNIAVLSVEYKWQLGSTYQIKYNDETITLDSLKSKLEEEGIQRIMENPSEIISVGTASCEGDITAEQSRALERSKQIQLLAKKLFSNTSSVKSYRLLNLGQFQRKDCQASQDSTAYQRSIIIIGVKKQAEGVILDEALKDRLEKKPFADFKLEDYSLGSTDKFKTIPSNL; this comes from the coding sequence ATGAGTCTTTGTATTAATCCAGTTTGTCCTCAACCCAACCACCCAGACAACGACGAAAACCGCTTTTGTCAAAGTTGTGGTTCTCAATTGGAATTATTAGGACGTTATCGGGTACTGCGTTTATTGAGTGATAAAACAGGATTCAGTAAAGTGTATGAAGCCTACCAACAAGACACACCAAAAATTCTGAAAATTCTCAAAGAAGAATTAGCAAATGATAACAAAGCAGTATCTTTATTTCAGCAAGAAGTAAACGTTTTAGAACAATTACATCATCCGGGAATTCCCCAAGGAGAAGGGTATTTTTCCTATCAAACTAGAGCAGGTTTAACTTTGCATTGTATGGTGATGGAAAAAATTGAGGGACCAAACCTAGAACAATGGCTAAAGCAACAACAAAACCGCCCCATTTCTGAAGGACAAGCTATAGCTTGGTTAAAACAATTAACGGAAATTTTATTATTAGTACATAACCACCAATATCTACATCGAGATATTAAACCATCTAACATTATGATTCGCCCAGATGGACAATTAGTATTAATTGATTTTGGCACAGCCAGAGAAATTACTAAAACTTATATAGCGAATAATGGCAGCATGACATCTATTTCTTCATCTGGTTATAGTCCCAGAGAACAAATGAATGGTCAAGCCTTACCCCAATCAGATTTTTTTGCTTTAGGACGCACCTTTGTATTTTTATTAACTGGATGTCAACCTGCTCAATTATATGATGCTCATCTGGATGTCTTAAAATGGCGACATTTAGCAAATCATGTTTCATCATCGCTATTAAATTTTATTGATTGGTTGATGGCGAATGAAGTTAATCTACGTCCTAAAAATGCCAGAGAAATATTAGACAAATTGACGGATTTAGAAAATCCGTTAACAGGAAGTAACGCAGCAACAGTAAATGTTGTCGGTGGTTTTTCTACAGAAATTCTTAACCAAACAACCACCAACAAAACAGTTAAACCACCACAAAAACAATCAGAAAAATTACCATTATTAGCCCTGTTCACTGCGTTAATTGTTTCCTTATTACTGCTGTGGACAGTAGCACTAGCCAGCCGAAATACTAAATTTACAGTTCTTCCTGCTGATTATGGACAACCACCAGTTAAAAAAGGCAACGTTGATTATTTTCCTTATGAAGAAGGTAAAGATAGTCAAGGTAGAGTTGCGGAATTTAATATAGCAGTTCTATCTGTAGAATATAAATGGCAGTTAGGCAGTACATACCAAATAAAATATAATGATGAAACGATTACCCTTGATTCCTTAAAATCTAAGCTAGAGGAAGAGGGAATACAGAGAATAATGGAAAATCCTAGCGAAATTATTTCTGTAGGAACAGCATCTTGTGAGGGTGATATAACAGCAGAACAAAGTAGGGCTTTAGAACGTTCTAAACAAATTCAACTTTTAGCCAAGAAGTTATTTAGTAATACATCTAGCGTTAAAAGTTATCGCTTATTAAATCTTGGTCAATTTCAGAGAAAAGATTGTCAAGCAAGTCAAGATTCAACCGCTTATCAACGCAGTATAATTATCATTGGAGTCAAGAAACAAGCCGAAGGAGTAATATTAGATGAAGCTTTAAAAGATAGATTAGAGAAAAAACCATTTGCTGATTTTAAATTAGAAGATTATTCATTAGGTTCGACAGATAAATTTAAAACCATACCCAGTAATTTGTAA
- a CDS encoding AAA-like domain-containing protein, giving the protein MNNYIYQVGGSLTNNAPSYVERAADIELYQALRQGEFCYVLNCRQMGKSSLLVRTKHRLEQEGFKCTTVDMTNIGSENITPSQWYKGIVADLWRGFKLLGKLNLKLWWQAGDDISLLQNLSRFIADLLIHFPEEKLIIFIDEIDSILSLDFSVDDFFALIRYCYNQRAIEPEYNRLTFAIFGVATPSDLIQDPQRTPFNIGKAIELKGFNIEEIESLIRGIEAFFPNPKAIIKQVLAWTGGQPFLTQKICNLITGLEFKAEAKFLDFLGGSEDFWIDNIINKYIINDWESQDEPEHLRTIRDRILYNQQRAGGLLGIYQQILQDFQVTTDESREQIELLLSGLVVKKEGLLTVKNRLYAEVFNLNWVEKQLANLRPYSQTFDAWLTSQQTDESRLLRGQALVDAQAWAWDKSLTNLDHQFLAKSAELQHREQQLILVAERAKSIEIQLLEQQKNARLQKFLLGVISIAFLTAVGLGGITFWLYRQSRQSERLAKISEIEALTSSSEARFKSHQGLEALQDAIKAKREFKELKINHPDLEQLTNNILRQASYGAQEWNRFSGHNLSLIWDVSWSPDSEIIALTNRDGVSLWQKNGKLIRTFKGHNSTVLTVAFSPNGKIIASGSIDKTVKLWSLHGQELKTISVNAQVQSIAFSPDGKLLAIGMNDGNLGLWNLAEEKLTIIKAHKLNIYKVIFTPDGKKLVTGSFDGTAILWSRNGKKLVTFNRGKDAVRGLAISPDGKFLATGGNNKKIEIWSLDGRKINSFEGQYSVIAITFNPDGKTIAAASWDKVVKMWSLDGKDLGTLERHQQAIWAIAWSPDGKILATGSLDSSVKLWQLENPLLTVLRGHQLNLTEAAITPNGKIIATTGWDYVINLWQPNGTLLRSLKGHENGVTSVLFSPDGKYLVTASYDKTIKIWNIDGTLIETLPGHTAPIENIALSSDGQFLASVGFDQTLRLWQRDNKKPFSFRLQTTINAHREPIARVDFSPDGQILATASYDKTVGLWNREGKLLNTLKGHNSQVFDVVFSPDGNLIASLSEDGTIKLWQRNGQLLKTLVQSKTRLNRLKFSPDGRMIAAASDDNTINLWNLDGTPIITLFGHRAVVSSLTFTSDGKNIVSVSGDRTAIIWDLPKILALNELNYACNWIRDYLQNNQELAKNDSPREKLSDRHLCDP; this is encoded by the coding sequence ATGAATAATTACATCTATCAAGTTGGTGGTAGCCTGACAAATAACGCCCCTAGTTATGTGGAAAGAGCAGCAGATATAGAATTGTATCAAGCTTTAAGACAAGGGGAATTTTGCTATGTTCTCAACTGTCGTCAGATGGGTAAATCATCTCTATTGGTGAGAACAAAACATCGTTTAGAACAGGAAGGATTTAAATGTACAACTGTTGATATGACTAATATTGGCAGTGAGAATATTACCCCAAGTCAATGGTATAAAGGTATAGTTGCCGATTTATGGAGAGGATTTAAACTATTAGGTAAATTAAATTTAAAATTATGGTGGCAAGCAGGAGATGATATTTCTTTATTGCAAAATTTAAGCAGGTTTATTGCTGATTTACTGATTCATTTTCCCGAAGAAAAACTAATTATTTTTATTGATGAAATTGATAGTATTCTCAGTTTAGATTTTAGTGTAGACGATTTCTTCGCACTAATTAGATATTGTTACAATCAAAGAGCAATTGAACCAGAATACAATCGACTGACATTTGCGATTTTTGGAGTAGCCACACCATCTGATTTAATTCAAGATCCGCAAAGAACACCTTTTAATATTGGTAAAGCTATTGAATTAAAAGGATTTAATATAGAAGAAATAGAGTCTTTAATTAGAGGAATTGAAGCATTTTTTCCGAATCCAAAAGCAATAATAAAACAAGTGTTAGCTTGGACAGGAGGACAGCCTTTTCTCACTCAAAAAATATGTAATTTAATTACTGGGCTAGAATTTAAAGCAGAGGCTAAATTCCTTGATTTTCTTGGAGGTAGTGAAGACTTTTGGATAGATAATATTATTAATAAATATATTATTAACGATTGGGAATCTCAAGATGAACCTGAACATTTAAGAACTATAAGAGACAGAATACTTTACAATCAACAACGTGCAGGAGGATTACTGGGAATTTACCAGCAAATTTTGCAAGATTTCCAAGTAACCACTGATGAGAGTAGAGAGCAAATAGAATTGCTCCTTTCTGGTTTGGTAGTCAAAAAAGAAGGATTATTAACTGTTAAAAATCGCCTTTATGCAGAAGTATTTAATTTAAATTGGGTAGAAAAACAATTAGCTAATTTACGTCCCTACTCTCAGACTTTTGATGCGTGGTTAACTTCCCAACAAACTGATGAATCTCGCTTATTGAGAGGACAAGCACTAGTAGATGCTCAAGCTTGGGCTTGGGATAAAAGTTTAACCAATTTAGATCATCAATTTTTAGCTAAAAGTGCAGAATTGCAACACCGAGAACAACAACTTATTTTAGTAGCAGAAAGAGCTAAAAGTATTGAAATTCAACTGCTTGAACAACAAAAAAATGCTCGCTTACAAAAATTCCTCTTGGGTGTAATTAGTATAGCTTTTTTAACTGCTGTTGGTTTAGGAGGGATAACTTTCTGGTTATATCGTCAGTCTCGTCAGAGCGAAAGATTAGCAAAAATCAGTGAAATTGAAGCACTAACATCTTCATCAGAAGCTCGATTTAAGTCTCATCAAGGATTAGAAGCTTTACAAGATGCAATTAAAGCCAAAAGAGAATTTAAGGAGTTAAAAATTAATCATCCTGACCTGGAACAACTAACAAATAATATTTTGCGTCAAGCGAGTTATGGAGCGCAAGAATGGAATCGTTTTTCAGGGCATAATCTCAGTTTGATTTGGGATGTATCTTGGAGTCCTGATAGCGAAATTATAGCACTTACTAATCGAGATGGAGTTTCTTTATGGCAGAAAAATGGCAAACTAATACGCACATTTAAAGGTCATAATTCCACTGTTTTGACAGTTGCTTTTAGTCCTAATGGTAAGATTATTGCTTCCGGTAGTATTGATAAAACTGTCAAACTTTGGTCATTGCATGGACAAGAGTTGAAAACTATTTCTGTTAATGCACAAGTTCAAAGCATAGCTTTTAGTCCTGATGGTAAACTGCTGGCAATTGGCATGAATGATGGTAACTTAGGATTGTGGAATTTAGCAGAGGAAAAACTGACTATTATTAAAGCTCATAAATTAAATATTTATAAGGTAATATTTACTCCTGATGGGAAAAAATTAGTAACAGGTAGTTTTGACGGCACAGCAATACTTTGGAGTAGAAACGGGAAAAAATTAGTTACCTTTAATCGTGGTAAAGATGCTGTCAGAGGTTTAGCAATTTCTCCTGATGGTAAATTTTTAGCTACAGGTGGTAATAATAAAAAGATTGAGATTTGGAGTCTTGATGGTAGAAAAATAAACTCTTTTGAAGGACAATATTCAGTAATTGCTATTACCTTTAATCCTGATGGTAAAACCATTGCTGCTGCCAGTTGGGATAAAGTAGTAAAAATGTGGAGTCTGGATGGTAAAGATTTAGGAACTTTAGAAAGACATCAACAAGCAATTTGGGCGATCGCGTGGAGTCCTGATGGTAAAATTTTAGCCACAGGTAGTTTAGATAGTAGCGTTAAACTTTGGCAGTTAGAAAATCCCTTACTCACAGTTTTAAGAGGACATCAACTCAACTTAACAGAAGCTGCCATTACTCCTAATGGTAAAATCATTGCTACCACAGGTTGGGATTATGTCATTAATCTTTGGCAACCTAATGGTACATTACTTAGAAGTCTTAAAGGACACGAAAATGGAGTTACCTCCGTTCTCTTTAGTCCTGATGGCAAGTATTTAGTAACTGCCAGTTATGATAAAACTATCAAAATCTGGAACATAGATGGCACTCTGATAGAGACTCTACCAGGACACACTGCACCAATCGAAAATATTGCCTTAAGTTCTGATGGTCAATTTCTCGCTTCAGTTGGTTTTGATCAAACCCTACGACTTTGGCAAAGAGATAATAAAAAACCGTTTAGCTTTCGGTTACAAACAACTATCAATGCACATAGAGAACCTATTGCTCGTGTGGACTTTAGTCCTGATGGTCAGATATTAGCAACTGCCAGCTATGATAAAACAGTAGGTCTATGGAATAGAGAGGGTAAACTATTAAACACCTTAAAAGGACATAATAGCCAAGTCTTTGATGTTGTCTTTAGTCCCGATGGCAACCTAATTGCATCGTTAAGTGAGGATGGTACTATCAAATTATGGCAACGCAATGGTCAGTTATTAAAAACATTAGTCCAGTCAAAAACCAGATTGAACAGGCTCAAATTTAGTCCAGATGGACGAATGATAGCTGCTGCTAGTGACGATAACACAATCAATCTCTGGAATCTTGATGGTACACCAATAATTACCCTATTTGGTCATCGTGCGGTCGTGTCTTCCTTAACCTTTACTTCTGATGGTAAAAATATAGTTTCTGTTAGTGGCGATCGCACTGCAATTATCTGGGACTTACCCAAAATTCTTGCTCTCAATGAATTAAATTATGCTTGTAATTGGATCAGGGATTATTTACAGAATAATCAAGAATTAGCAAAAAATGATTCCCCCAGAGAGAAGCTTTCTGATCGCCATCTGTGTGATCCTTAA
- a CDS encoding Rpn family recombination-promoting nuclease/putative transposase, protein MVKKADISTKKLISLAPENWVKWVTQIPDIITGEILNSEFQWLSRESDVLVKATSPQYGEFLLLNELQLRYKPEMPKRMRAYAALAEEKYDLPTYPVLINILKESEAEIPTCYESEFAGLQACQDYRVINLWEVDVEIALSLPIPSLLPFVPILKNGGEESKVRQALQMLRADEQLSQLETVMAFFATFVLDSVLVQQIMRWDMVVLRESPWYQQILKEGEQRGEQRGEQRGEKRGIVSAIELSLEIKFGNEGLQLMPEISQLADLEELKNIQRGILTVNTVDELREFMQRN, encoded by the coding sequence ATGGTCAAAAAAGCAGATATTAGCACCAAAAAACTAATCAGCCTCGCCCCGGAAAATTGGGTAAAATGGGTGACACAAATTCCCGATATTATCACCGGAGAAATCCTCAATTCAGAATTTCAATGGTTAAGCAGGGAAAGTGATGTATTAGTTAAAGCTACTAGTCCGCAGTACGGCGAATTTCTCTTACTCAACGAGTTACAATTACGATATAAGCCAGAAATGCCTAAACGAATGCGGGCTTATGCAGCACTAGCAGAAGAAAAATATGATCTTCCTACCTACCCGGTATTAATTAACATTCTCAAAGAAAGCGAAGCAGAAATTCCTACCTGCTACGAATCAGAATTTGCGGGTTTACAAGCGTGTCAAGACTACAGGGTGATCAATCTTTGGGAAGTTGATGTTGAAATAGCGTTGAGTCTACCCATTCCTTCACTGCTTCCCTTTGTACCAATTCTCAAAAATGGTGGTGAAGAATCAAAAGTCAGACAAGCTTTACAAATGCTTCGTGCAGATGAACAATTAAGCCAATTAGAAACTGTCATGGCTTTTTTTGCTACCTTCGTATTAGATAGCGTTTTAGTTCAGCAAATCATGAGGTGGGATATGGTGGTATTACGCGAGTCTCCCTGGTATCAACAGATTTTAAAAGAAGGTGAACAAAGAGGTGAACAAAGAGGCGAACAAAGAGGTGAAAAACGGGGTATAGTGTCAGCTATTGAACTAAGTTTAGAAATAAAATTTGGTAATGAAGGTTTACAACTAATGCCGGAAATATCACAACTTGCTGATTTAGAAGAGTTAAAAAATATTCAAAGGGGCATTCTGACTGTAAATACTGTCGATGAATTGCGAGAATTTATGCAGAGAAATTAA